DNA from Arthrobacter sp. SLBN-112:
CGCTGAATGAAGTCCCGGCCTTCAGACTAGCCAATCATCACTGCCCGGGTCCTCCGGCACCCGGCTTGCCGCCGGGTGTCGAAGGATCCCGGAGAAACGGCAGCCTACCGGGTGGTTGTGGGATCGTGTTCTGCGCTGAGTCCCTTGCGGAGCCGAACCCGGGGCGCGGTCTCAGGCGACCAAAGAGCGCCCACGATGGTGATGAGTGAGGTGACCACCATGTAGAGCGCGACCAGCCAGTAGCGGTCGAAGCCCGGGCCGATAAGCGCGGTGGCAATGAGCGGAGCAAACCCTCCGGCGAAAACGGCTGCCACCTGGGGGCCCACTGAAGCGCCGGAGTAGCGGAGCTTGGGTTCGAAGAGTTCGGTGAAGTAGGCCGGTTCCACGGAGTAGCAGAGGTCGCGTCCCACGTTGCAAGTCAGGATCAGTACGAGGAGGACCATGAAAAAGTCACCGGTCTGGACGGCCCAGAAGAAGGGGAACGCCATGAGTAGCATTGTGACCGCACCGGCGACCACGGTGTAGCGGCGGCCCCAGCGGTCTGATACCCAACCCCAGAATGGAATCGAGAAGACGCCCAGCCCGGCCATGATCATCGTTGCCAGCAGGATGGTGTTCTTTTCCAGCAGCACTGCAGGACCGTATGCGAGCAGGAAGGTGGTGTAGATGTAGTAGTTCGCGTTTTCCGCGAAGCGCATCATGATGACCTTGAGAATGGTAAGCGGCCGGGTCTTGACGACCTTGACCACCGGCATCTTCTCGATCTCACCCTTGCGCTTGATCTCTTCAAAGGCCGGGGATTCGTCCACCTTGCTGCGGATGTAGAAGGAGAGCACCACCAGCAGGATCGACACCAGGAACGGGATGCGCCATCCCCAGGCCACGAAGGCCTCTGGTGAAATCAGGTAGCCCATGATGTAGAAGGCGCCGTTTGCCAGCAGCGTTCCTGCCGGCACGCCGATTTGCGGCCAGGAGCCGAAGAATCCCCGCCGCTTGGCCGGGGCGAACTCCGTTGCCATGAGCGCCGCGCCGCCCCACTCTCCGCCAACGCCGATGCCTTGGATGATGCGCAGAAGCACCAACAGGGCGGGAGCTGCGATCCCGATGGAAGCGAAGTTGGGCAGGCAGCCAATGAGGAACGTGCCTCCGCCCATCAGGCCCAGGGTCATCATGAGCATCTTCTTACGGCCGAGGCGGTCGCCGAAGTGGGCGAAGATGATGCCGCCGATGGGGCGGGCCGCGAAGCCGATGGCATAGGTGCTGAAGGACAGCAGGATGCCCACGAAGGGGCTCGCGTTCGGGAAGAACTGGCTGTTCAGGATGATGGCTGCAGCTACGCCGTAGACGTAGAAGTCGTACCACTCGATGCAGCTGCCCAAGACTGATGAAACAAGGGCTTTGCGGCGCATCTTCGGGTCAATTGTGGGTGGCGCTGCGGTTGTCGTGGGGGTGCTCACTATGAGACTCCTTTGTCTTCGACCGGACAGTGACGGCAGCCACATCAGCCGCCTCGTGGACGAGTGTATACGTAAACATCTGCGAGAAACAACGTCTTGCGGAGCGAAATGTATACGTATACACTCGTTCCACATGCAGGCCGGCTGGCCTGGCCCGGGGCGCTCGATAGGTCGCCCATCAATGCAGATGGAAGGTATTGCTCATGACCGTTACAACAGCAACCGGCTCGGCCGTGAACTCCTCGATGTTGAAGGAGCCGGCCCAGAACAGCGTGAACCGGGGCAGCACCCCCGAGGTGCGCGCCACCGTCGAAGGCGTCATCGCGGACATCCGTGAACGTGGCGACGCAGCAGTCCGTGAATACTCCGAGAAGTTCGACAAGTACGCACCGGAATCCTTCCTGCTCTCCAAGGATCAGCTGGACGAGATCATCGCCCGCGTTCCGGAACAAACCATCGAGGACATCAAGTTTGTCCAGGAGCAGGTCAGGGTGATGGCGCAGAAGCAGCTTGAATCCCTGAGTGACTTTGAGATTGAAACCATGCCGGGGGTTTTCCTTGGCCAGAAGAACGTTCCGATCCAGGCCGCCGGCGCCTACATCCCGGGTGGCAAGTACCCCTTGCTGGCCAGCGCCCACATGACCATCATCACCGCCAAGGTGGCAGGCGTGGCGCGGGTCGCCGCCTGCACGCCGCTGATCCAGGGTGAGGTCCCCGACGCCACTGTTGCCGCCATGTACCTGGCCGGAGCAGACGAAATTTACCTCCTCGGCGGCATCCAGGCTGTAGCCGCGCTGGCCGTCGGCACTGAAACCATCAAGCCGGTCAACATGCTGGCCGGACCCGGAAACGCCTTCGTCGCCGAGGCCAAGCGCCAGCTCTTCGGGGAGGTCGGCATCGACCTATTCGCCGGACCCACCGAAGTCCTGATCGTGGCGGACGAGCACGCCGACCCGTTCATCGTCGCCGTCGACCTTCTGTCCCAGGCCGAGCACGGCCCCGACTCACCCGCCGTCCTGATCACCACCAGCGAGGAACTGGGCCGGAAGGTCATCGAGCACATCGACACGATCCTCGTCGACATGCCCACACGTGACTACGCAGGAGCCGCATGGCGGGACTGGGGTGCCGTCCACGTGGTTGAAACCCTTGACGACGCCTACGTCCTGGCAGACGAGTACGCCTACGAGCACGTCCAGATCCTCACCGAGAACCCCCGCGAAGCGCTGGAGAAGATGCATGATTACGGCGCACTGTTCCTGGGCGAAGGAACCTGCGTCTCCTACGGAGACAAGGTCATCGGAACCAACCACGTGCTGCCCACCCGCGGCGCCGCCCGCTACACCGGCGGTCTTTGGGTCGGCAAGTACCTGCGCACCGTCACCTACCAGGAGGTGACCAACACCGAGTCCAGCGCCTTCTTCGGCGAACTCTGCGGACGCGCCGCCCGGGTGGAACGGTTCGAAGGACATGCCCGCTCCGGCGACGTCCGGGCCGCAAAGTACCGCGGCACCGGCCTGTCCTGGTCAGACCACACCTTCGACAGCTAAGGAACACCGGTGCCTGACTTCCGCCTTGACGGCAAGAAAGCACTGGTCACCGGAGCAGCCCGAGGACTCGGCCAGGCCATCGCCGATGGCCTGGCCGAGTCCGGCGCGACTGTCTACGGAACCAGCCGCGACGCCGAAAGCGCCCGCCGGATCAGCGAACGCTACGGCACTTCTGCCCTGCCCCTTGACATCACGGAGCCCGCCCAGGTGCTCCAGTTCGCCGATGATCTCGTGCAGGAGAGCGGAGGCATCGATTTGCTGGTCAACAACGCCGGCGTCAACGTGCCCAAACCCGCGCTCGAACTGACCACGGAAGACTGGGACACCGTCTTCGACACGAACCTCAATGGGCGGCGGCATCGCCCAGGTGCTGGCCCTGCACGGCTACAAAGTCGCGCTGGGCGACGTCGACGGCGAAACGGCCGAACGTGCCCGCGTGCGGCTCGTGGAGCAGGCCCGTGACTTTGAAGGCTCCGGACTCCTGCCCGAAGGTGCCGCGGAAACCATCGAGGGGAACCTCGTGGCCGCAGCCAGCATCGAGGAAGCGGTGGAGGGGGCGGACTACATTGCGGAAGCCGTTCCGGAACAGCCTGACCTGAAAGCCAGCATCCTCCGCCGGGTCTCGGGTGCCGCACCGTGCCACGCGATCATCGGCACCAATACCTCCGCCATCCCCATCGGAGAACTTGCTTCTTCGGTGACCGGCCCGGAGCGGTTTCTTGGCGTGCACTGGATGAATCCAGCCCCCTTTATCCCCGGCGTCGAACTCATTCCAGGCGAGGAAACGGACCCCCGGGTCCTGGAGCGCGCCGAGCAGCTCATCCAGAGCCTGGGCAAGACACCGGCCAGAGTGGCGGATACCCCTGGCTTTGTCGCCAACCGCCTCCAGTTCGCCCTGTATAAGGAAGCCGTCCAGATCGTTGACGACGGCGTCGCCACGCCTGAACAGATCGACGCCGTCGTCGCCAACACGTTTGGATTCCGGCTGGCCCTGTTTGGCCCTTTCGCCATCGGGGACATGGCAGGGCTCGACGTGTACGAATCCGCCTACCACACCCTCGAAAAAGCCTATGGCGAACGGTTTGCAGTCCCCGAGGCCCTGGCCGCGACAGTCCGGGAAGGGAACATCGGGTTGAAAAGCGGACATGGCTTTCTCCACGTCGCCCCCGAGCATAAGGCGGCCCTGCTTTCCCACCGGGACAACGCCTACGCCCGCCTGGCCCAGCTCCGCACGGAACTCGGCCAGGCGCCGGGACTGTAGCGCCGGAACTGTAACCACCGAAAGCAGGGGCGTGGGGCGGATTGAATCCGCCCCGTTCCCTCAAGGTCAAGGAGTCTGCGCACAAAGACAAGAGCAGGGACCGGGCCTTCACCCAGACTGGGGAGTAACCCGCTACGCCGACCGGCTGGCGTCCTTGCTACTCGAAGTGGAGTATCCCTTGGAAACCTACGATGCACTCCTCGCGTCCATTGCCCCCGCGGCCGGCACCGGCCGGACCATCCTTGATCCCGCGACGGGCGAGGCTGTAGGCGAAGCACCCGTCCACGGCCTTGAATACCTTGAGTCCGCCGTCGCCGCTGCCGTGGCCGCCCAGCCCGCCTGGGCTGCCCTGGGCCATGACGCCCGGTCTGCCGCGCTCCTGAAGGCAGCCGACGCCGTCGAACGCTCCGCAGAGGAACTCGCCCAGCTGCTCTCCCGCGAGCAGGGAAAACCCCTGAACGGCCCCAACGCCCGCTTCGAAGTGGGTGCCTGCGTCGCCTGGCTCCGCGCCACCGCCGCACTGCCCCTGGAACCCGAAACCATCGTGGACGACGGCGAGACCCGCGCCGAACTGCATTACCGGCCCATCGGCGTCGTGGGCGCGATTGGACCTTGGAACTGGCCCATGATGATCGCCGTCTGGCAGCTGGCCCCGGCCCTGCGCATGGGCAACGCCGTGGTGGTCAAGCCGTCCGGCAATACTCCCCTGAGCGTCCTGGCCCTGGTCAAGGTCCTCAACGAGGAACTGCCCGAGGGCATCCTGTCGGTGGTCTCCTGCGGCCGCGAGGTCGGCGCACGGCTCACGGACCACCCCGCGATCGGCAAGATCATGTTCACCGGTTCCACCGCCGGCGGCCGCGCCATCATCAAGTCCTCCGCGGACACCGTCAAGCGGCTCACCCTGGAACTGGGCGGCAACGACGCCGGCATCGTCCTGCCCGACGCCGATCCCAAGGCCATCGCCACGGACATTTTCTGGGGCGCGTTCCTGAACACCGGCCAGACCTGCGCCGCGCTCAAACGCCTCTACGTCCACGACAGCATCTACGACGCCGTCTGCGAAGAGCTAGTGGCGGTCGCCAAGCAGATGCCCATGGGCAACGGCCTGGACGAGGACAACGTGCTGGGACCGCTGCAGAACAAGGCACAGTACGACGTCGTGGCGAACCTCGTGGAGGCGGCCAAGGCTTCCGGCGCACGCGTCCTGCTGGGCGGCAACCCCGATTCAAGCCAGCCGGGCTTCTTCTACCCCACCACCCTGGTGGCGGACATCGACAACGACAACCCGCTGGTGGCCGAGGAACAGTTCGGCCCCGCCCTGCCGATCATCCGCTACAGCAGCATTGATGAAGCGGTGGAGAAGGCCAACGGGCTCGACGTCGGCCTGGGCGCCTCGGTGTGGTCCCCCAACCTGGCGGCCGCCCGCGAGCTCGCGGCGCGTATCCAGGCCGGCACCGTCTGGATCAACCGGCACGGCGCCGTGGACCCCCGCATCCCCTTCGGCGGAGCCAAGCAGTCAGGCTACGGCGTCGAATTCGGCGTCGAAGGCCTCAAAGCCCTGGGCGTACCGCAGGTCATCAACGGCTGAGGTTGACTCGGGAGCCCGGCACGCGGCCTGCCAGTGCCGGGCTCCCGGGGCTGTATGGCTTTACCCCAAGGCCGGGGCGGTGGACGTCCTGCCGGCAAACTGCCGGCGGGCCCACCGGGCGAGCTTCTTGCCCCTGCCCTTCCACCAGTTGTCCTCGTCCTGGTTGTGGTGGAACCGGAAGACAATGGCCACCAGGACAAACATGCCCATCACCACGTCCACCCAGGAAGACACCACCAGGGCGATAAAGACGGTCATGGCATTGGCCACGATGGACGGGATTGCCAGGGTACGGAA
Protein-coding regions in this window:
- a CDS encoding SDR family NAD(P)-dependent oxidoreductase gives rise to the protein MPDFRLDGKKALVTGAARGLGQAIADGLAESGATVYGTSRDAESARRISERYGTSALPLDITEPAQVLQFADDLVQESGGIDLLVNNAGVNVPKPALELTTEDWDTVFDTNLNGRRHRPGAGPARLQSRAGRRRRRNGRTCPRAARGAGP
- the hisD gene encoding histidinol dehydrogenase, translated to MTVTTATGSAVNSSMLKEPAQNSVNRGSTPEVRATVEGVIADIRERGDAAVREYSEKFDKYAPESFLLSKDQLDEIIARVPEQTIEDIKFVQEQVRVMAQKQLESLSDFEIETMPGVFLGQKNVPIQAAGAYIPGGKYPLLASAHMTIITAKVAGVARVAACTPLIQGEVPDATVAAMYLAGADEIYLLGGIQAVAALAVGTETIKPVNMLAGPGNAFVAEAKRQLFGEVGIDLFAGPTEVLIVADEHADPFIVAVDLLSQAEHGPDSPAVLITTSEELGRKVIEHIDTILVDMPTRDYAGAAWRDWGAVHVVETLDDAYVLADEYAYEHVQILTENPREALEKMHDYGALFLGEGTCVSYGDKVIGTNHVLPTRGAARYTGGLWVGKYLRTVTYQEVTNTESSAFFGELCGRAARVERFEGHARSGDVRAAKYRGTGLSWSDHTFDS
- a CDS encoding MFS transporter — protein: MSTPTTTAAPPTIDPKMRRKALVSSVLGSCIEWYDFYVYGVAAAIILNSQFFPNASPFVGILLSFSTYAIGFAARPIGGIIFAHFGDRLGRKKMLMMTLGLMGGGTFLIGCLPNFASIGIAAPALLVLLRIIQGIGVGGEWGGAALMATEFAPAKRRGFFGSWPQIGVPAGTLLANGAFYIMGYLISPEAFVAWGWRIPFLVSILLVVLSFYIRSKVDESPAFEEIKRKGEIEKMPVVKVVKTRPLTILKVIMMRFAENANYYIYTTFLLAYGPAVLLEKNTILLATMIMAGLGVFSIPFWGWVSDRWGRRYTVVAGAVTMLLMAFPFFWAVQTGDFFMVLLVLILTCNVGRDLCYSVEPAYFTELFEPKLRYSGASVGPQVAAVFAGGFAPLIATALIGPGFDRYWLVALYMVVTSLITIVGALWSPETAPRVRLRKGLSAEHDPTTTR
- a CDS encoding 3-hydroxyacyl-CoA dehydrogenase family protein, yielding MGGGIAQVLALHGYKVALGDVDGETAERARVRLVEQARDFEGSGLLPEGAAETIEGNLVAAASIEEAVEGADYIAEAVPEQPDLKASILRRVSGAAPCHAIIGTNTSAIPIGELASSVTGPERFLGVHWMNPAPFIPGVELIPGEETDPRVLERAEQLIQSLGKTPARVADTPGFVANRLQFALYKEAVQIVDDGVATPEQIDAVVANTFGFRLALFGPFAIGDMAGLDVYESAYHTLEKAYGERFAVPEALAATVREGNIGLKSGHGFLHVAPEHKAALLSHRDNAYARLAQLRTELGQAPGL
- a CDS encoding aldehyde dehydrogenase family protein, which gives rise to METYDALLASIAPAAGTGRTILDPATGEAVGEAPVHGLEYLESAVAAAVAAQPAWAALGHDARSAALLKAADAVERSAEELAQLLSREQGKPLNGPNARFEVGACVAWLRATAALPLEPETIVDDGETRAELHYRPIGVVGAIGPWNWPMMIAVWQLAPALRMGNAVVVKPSGNTPLSVLALVKVLNEELPEGILSVVSCGREVGARLTDHPAIGKIMFTGSTAGGRAIIKSSADTVKRLTLELGGNDAGIVLPDADPKAIATDIFWGAFLNTGQTCAALKRLYVHDSIYDAVCEELVAVAKQMPMGNGLDEDNVLGPLQNKAQYDVVANLVEAAKASGARVLLGGNPDSSQPGFFYPTTLVADIDNDNPLVAEEQFGPALPIIRYSSIDEAVEKANGLDVGLGASVWSPNLAAARELAARIQAGTVWINRHGAVDPRIPFGGAKQSGYGVEFGVEGLKALGVPQVING